One part of the Janthinobacterium sp. 17J80-10 genome encodes these proteins:
- a CDS encoding serine/threonine protein kinase — protein sequence MANLADAIHSYYGSGLSRADYFAQVERALSAESGGILRMLDTLDKENARAALPPDVYAELRQRIERRAEPAHTMARENTRLQTRPEEQRWTQSSLPSGGESMAGGDPGLERMKGVGDTLNGRFVLEECIGFGGMGTVYKALDLRKLEASDRKPYIAIKVLNVQFRGHPKSLIALQREARKAQTLAHPNIVTVYDFDRDGSMVYLTMEYLSGKPLSQILRAPGFTGLPFAEVLHIVTGISRALAYAHERGFVHCDLKPANVFLLDKGEVKVIDFGISRVFHKTEEDSEATVFDAGSLGGLTPAYASPEMIEHLDPDPRDDIYALACITYELLTGKHPFDRTSATQARNAGMRPQRPASVGSRQWRAIKAALAFERNSRTPSVTEFLRELSGEPGKTLYVAAAASGLTLVVLLAAGLSYYVASRPDASSGGGVSQEASSGARLPAEASPPEVASPPVSLPPSPPRQASTTEAPTTQAPTTEAPTTQAATTQAPTTQPPAPALTLAVVTPVLAQVPCSALTATLRDGSLQVQGFLARSVGASRLKQMLAALPGARGIDIQTLSVGDADCPVIATYAPYWKRNRQAGRPAAIQSRVRSAELKEGEPLIVDIKTPAYDSYVHVDYFVLDGNVAHLVPNPRMRANQAPANYEAAIGSLGNWVISAPFGTELIVLLLTPAPLFDKVRPEVESQAEYLKVTEKQLAQFVAKHGADRIVADFVQITTKPAKP from the coding sequence ATGGCTAATCTAGCGGACGCGATTCATAGCTACTATGGCAGCGGCCTGTCGCGCGCCGATTATTTTGCTCAGGTAGAGCGGGCTCTATCGGCTGAATCCGGAGGCATCCTGCGCATGCTGGATACCCTGGATAAAGAAAATGCCCGTGCGGCGTTGCCTCCTGATGTATACGCCGAGCTCAGGCAGCGCATCGAGCGCCGGGCCGAACCTGCGCATACCATGGCGCGGGAGAACACTCGCCTCCAGACCCGTCCGGAAGAACAGCGCTGGACCCAGTCCAGCCTGCCGTCAGGAGGGGAAAGCATGGCAGGTGGCGATCCGGGCCTGGAGCGCATGAAAGGTGTGGGCGACACACTCAATGGCCGATTCGTGCTGGAAGAATGCATCGGGTTTGGCGGCATGGGCACCGTCTACAAGGCGCTCGACCTGCGCAAGCTCGAAGCATCCGACCGCAAGCCCTACATCGCCATCAAGGTCCTCAACGTCCAGTTCCGAGGCCACCCGAAGTCACTCATCGCCCTGCAACGCGAAGCCCGCAAGGCGCAGACGCTTGCCCATCCGAATATCGTGACAGTGTACGACTTCGACCGCGATGGCTCGATGGTCTACCTGACCATGGAATACCTGTCGGGCAAGCCGCTCAGCCAGATACTGCGCGCGCCCGGTTTTACCGGATTGCCGTTTGCCGAAGTGCTGCACATCGTCACCGGCATTTCCAGGGCGCTGGCCTATGCCCATGAACGCGGCTTTGTCCATTGCGACCTCAAGCCTGCCAACGTGTTTTTGCTGGACAAGGGGGAGGTCAAGGTCATCGATTTCGGCATCTCCCGTGTCTTTCACAAAACAGAAGAGGATTCCGAAGCGACAGTGTTCGATGCCGGCAGCCTGGGCGGGCTGACGCCTGCTTACGCCAGCCCGGAAATGATCGAGCACCTCGACCCCGACCCGCGCGACGATATCTACGCGCTGGCGTGCATCACTTATGAACTGCTGACTGGCAAGCATCCGTTCGATCGCACGTCGGCAACCCAGGCGCGCAACGCCGGCATGCGTCCGCAGCGCCCTGCGAGCGTCGGGAGCCGGCAATGGCGCGCGATCAAGGCGGCGCTAGCCTTCGAGCGCAACAGCCGCACGCCTTCCGTCACCGAATTTCTCCGTGAACTCAGTGGGGAGCCAGGCAAAACCCTGTACGTCGCGGCGGCGGCGTCCGGCCTGACACTGGTTGTCTTGCTGGCCGCCGGCCTCAGCTACTACGTGGCCTCGCGCCCCGACGCTTCCAGCGGAGGGGGGGTATCGCAAGAGGCATCGAGCGGCGCCCGGCTGCCTGCAGAAGCAAGTCCGCCTGAAGTTGCCTCTCCGCCTGTAAGTTTGCCTCCCTCTCCACCGCGGCAGGCAAGCACAACCGAGGCACCGACCACTCAGGCACCGACCACCGAGGCACCTACCACCCAGGCAGCTACAACGCAGGCGCCCACCACCCAGCCACCCGCACCAGCCTTGACGCTCGCTGTGGTGACCCCGGTACTGGCGCAAGTGCCATGCTCCGCCCTGACGGCGACACTGCGCGATGGCAGCCTGCAGGTCCAGGGCTTTCTGGCCCGAAGCGTGGGCGCGTCGCGCCTGAAGCAAATGCTTGCCGCACTTCCTGGCGCCAGGGGCATTGACATCCAAACCTTGTCGGTCGGCGACGCCGACTGCCCCGTGATCGCTACGTATGCCCCTTACTGGAAGCGCAACCGCCAGGCTGGTCGCCCGGCCGCCATTCAGTCACGCGTTCGCAGCGCCGAATTGAAAGAAGGCGAGCCACTGATTGTGGATATCAAGACGCCTGCCTATGACTCGTATGTGCACGTCGATTATTTTGTGCTCGACGGTAATGTCGCGCACCTGGTGCCCAACCCGCGCATGCGTGCCAATCAGGCCCCGGCCAATTATGAAGCGGCGATCGGCAGCCTGGGGAACTGGGTGATTTCCGCGCCCTTCGGCACCGAACTGATCGTGCTGCTGTTGACGCCGGCACCCTTGTTCGACAAGGTTCGTCCGGAAGTCGAATCGCAGGCGGAATACCTGAAAGTGACTGAAAAACAGCTCGCGCAATTTGTGGCAAAGCACGGGGCAGATCGCATCGTCGCGGATTTCGTGCAGATCACGACCAAGCCGGCAAAGCCCTGA